In Phaseolus vulgaris cultivar G19833 chromosome 7, P. vulgaris v2.0, whole genome shotgun sequence, the genomic stretch GCATTTCACAAACCATGCAACCTCAATGCTACAGAAGCATTTATTTCCTTATTTCCGTATTCCATTATTATTAAAACtgacagaaaaagaaaatgcagccaaaatttaattacaaaaagtaaaatattagaAACCTTCATATTCTGATTTTTAATTATTGAGTGATTATTGAGTGATAACATAAAAGactgaaagaaagaaaagaaagagatcGAAACAGGTGATTCGGTTGTACCGCGCTGTCGTTCGTCGGAGTCGACGTCGACGTCGGCGTCGGCGTCGGCGTCAGTGCCGGAATCGGTGGTACCGCGTTGCTGAATGAGTGCCCTGGCGGCGGCGATGGCAGCAGCGGCGCGGTCGATGACCTGCATCCGCTGAACGCGGTCGCGCTCTTCGGAAGGGACTTCGAGAAGCTTGTGGAACTCGGTAGTCTTCTTCTCCAAATCATCTTCCACAGTGCCGTGGTGACGCGTCGAGGCCACGCGCTCGGCGATTGTCTTGAACTGCATGCTCTTCCGCTCACTCTCCACCGCCTTCTTCCACATGTCCAAGTAGGAAGTGTCTACATCTTCTCGTGCTCCTCCTCCTCCGCCACGCGCCATCGGTCTGACTCGCGTCCATTCTCTGTTTCGGTGTTGCTGGTGCAGGTGTGGGTGTAGGTGCAGCCAACGGTGTGGTGCACCCAAGGCACAGGTTCCGAAGTGCATGGAGAAGGAAGCGTGTGAGTGCGTGAAGATCGTTGAACGGAAAAGTGAGTGGAGTGAGTGAAAGTGTGAAAGTGAAAACGTGGCGTTGGGACTATTTATACGGTGTAGGAACGAGAGAGAAGGGTAAAATGGTAAATCTGAATTAATTGTTATTCTAAAAGGTTAGCGACATTTTCTTTGTCTTCAAGGGAGGAACCAAACcctattattagttttattctattaacttttacttttatacacaaatctatatattataataaatatttatacatataaatatgttttaatttttttttatagcttGTCAAAATACTTTTTATCACTTTTTGTGTGCATTGCAGGTCACGCTCTCTACGTTAAAGCAAATTAAAGCAAACATAAGAAATCACGTGAAAGCAGTTAAAGCAAATATGCTTTGGACCTTaattaattctaaattaattacattaatCTCACTATgtaataagtaaaataaatttgaagacCTAATAATGGGTTGTTGATTACATTTGCCAGGTGGTGAATTAAAAACATGCAAAAGAGCATCTCATGGTGCGTTGGAGTCTTCTAAACACTTACATCTGTTTTCCCATGCAATGCAAAGTTAAAAACCAATTCACATTGTTTCGTATaaacaacaaaaacaacaacataggCCATTCAAGAACAAccaaaaaccaaaaacaaaaacacacaCAATGTCTTCATCAATGTCCACATTCATCTCATCCTCTCTCTCACAAACCCTCAAGATAACAACCCTAATCATTCCTCTCTCTCCCCACGCCCTTTTCACTTCCAAAACTCCTTCGTCCTCAATTTTCCTCACCAACACCACCAAAATCACCATGTTCAACCCTCACCCGAATCAAGTACCCGAATACCCGCAACGGGCCCCACCCGAGCTCCCTTCCCTGCCGAAAATCCAACCTTCTCCCGTTCCCAGTGAGCAACCCGTGTTTCCTACCCGTGACCCGGAAACCGACCCGATTATACCGCCCGAAATAGTCACGGATCCTGCTCCCGGCCCGTACCCGAATCCGAAACCCGATGCCCCGAAACCGCCGCTGACCCCACCCGGGATTGACACGCCGCTGCCGAAGCCGCCGGAGAAGATGCCACAGCCACCGCCGGAAGTGGATCCGCCGAGGCCTCCGGAGATTGTGCCGCCGCCGAGTACTCCGCCGGATATAACGCCACCCACTGGACCAAGTATCTTTGCTTAGAACAGAAGCATGAATAGTATACTTTAAGGTTATTGTGTGATCaagaaatatgtaaaaaaacatCTTCTTTCTCGTTATTCAATAGttattaagttttttatttatttatttatatatgtactAGCAATATAATGCATATTggtgtttttcatttttactctgTGGCAAATGTTTAAGTGACAAATAAGACCATAACTCCAAAAAAAATGAAGAGCAAATTACATGCATCGTTATGAgaaattacataaatattttctctaattttaacttatactctAATTTTCTTAATATGTAAAAGATGTTAGGTGCAAATTTTGAGTAGTTTTTCTTTCAGTTTTACCACAAGTTACAACGAATTAACGTTAGTGAgagggaaaaaaaattaataataatgttaaaaagGACTTTAAAATTGATAATGAAAGCGAGGTTTGTGATTAAACGTTGTTTTCTCAACTTTATCCTCAGAACACTCAAATGGCAATtgattttaattgataaaaacaaATCTCACGTCCAATTCAACTGTAGTAGTACATACTCCTGTGATCACATAGGCTAAGATCTCCAAATTTAGCGtatggggtgcagaaagaaacgaCCCAGTAAAACATTCTTGGCCCATTATTAGGCCCATGATATTGGGATGACATTGATGGTCCATTTCTTATATTTCATTATGGCCTAGTACTTCCTTTTTTTACGACGTTCAGACTTTGAGTTTCATCTGAATTATTGTTAACTGTTTCTCGTCGTATTCTCCAGGTTCAGGTTTGATTGATTACTTCCTTCTAATATgaagttttatgaggttgattttggataaaactcatttttttttctattcctTTAGAAGATAAAAGATACGAAGATAAGTTATcaatatattctaaattagttttgatACATTCATAAATATACTTTCAAATGAgatgagtgcaaacctcatgAGCCGGCTCAACCTCATAAGTtgaattaggtttaaagttcacttcttgaTACCATagtcatttcgagtctattCTAGCGAGTGCTTATGTTGGATatgttatcggaccacccataatatatagtctcggCGTAAGTAAGGGAAATATGTTGAAGATCgtctttcattatatataagtgagtgcaaacatCAACCTCATAAACCTGAGTTAGGCTTAGAGTCCAATTCTTCTTAATAATACTAATGataaattttgtttgaaaatgaTATTGGCCCGAAACAAGGACATTGCTGTGACTTGAAAAACAGTAAAAAAGTTTCTTCAAAACTGCTTAGACATGGCTGAATAAAGTCCTACCAAAGCCACAGAACACAAATATATTATTGGAGATGAGTAGAAACTATGGTAAAGGATTTTGAGacactttttttattctaaGAATATGTCTCTAATTATTGGAATTTATTTGAGAGTGAGACCCATAAAAGAAGATTGAAACCACATATTTATTATGAATTCCATGAAATATGTACATGATACTAAAATATTTGacaaaatttaatgtttttggATAATGATTGAATTGAAACCTCTGGCTGAGAGCTTGCCACACATTTGAAAGAAATGAGCACAAGAGTAACCTCTGCTACACTCACAATTATTATCAACAGTTATATATATGCACTATTAGGTCCCACATCGCTCAAATTAACAACACTCTTTTTTAtatctccattttttttttcatgcatACATCATACTAATATACCTTCATTAGATGAAATCAAAATCAGCCCAATCCATAAACCCATTTAGTGGCCCACACATTCATCCTCAACAATCCATAAACCCTAAAAAAACCCTAGATGGTTTGGGTTAAGGCATTGACATGAGAAGACaagagaacaaaaaaaaaagtaagaaatgGTTTTGGTAAGGACTAGGTATGATGTCCTACATGGCCTTCATTTTCAAAAACCTTTATGTCCTCATGAGTCATTATCTGTTCTTTATTATATGCATCAACATAGGAAAATAAGCATTTTTATTTTACACACCAACTTTTGTAGTAATTgatacaaacaaacacaaacattTTTTAATGATGAAAATGAACTCACAAATGTGCCATTCGTCATGGGTGTAGTCCACACATTGAATGTGGTGTAAAATCAATCCCAtgaaaactaataataatatttgagaTTTTGTTAGATCAAGTAAAACAACCCATGAAATTGGGCCAAATGGCATGATGTGAGTGAGAAGTTGATGCACCAAAAGAATTTTTCATGGTGTTGGAAAGAAAGGGTTAGAGATGTCGCTTAGAGATTAGAAAATAAGGAAAATCTCACCTTATAGcctgattttatgaggttgcgttaggtttaaaatctattttttaatatggtatcaaagtcatttcaagtctatttTAGTGAGAGTTTGTTGGTCTTATCAGATCACCCGTTATCGGGTCGTTATCGAACcactcataatatataatctcaCACACGAGCTGGTACCCTTAGCTTATAAGCagacctcaccttataagtcggttttatgaaattgagttagacttaaactCCACTTTTTAATAGAAATGAAAGTTAAATCTTATAATTATGATTGTTTTAGaaatattgattaatttataTAGTTGATTGTGAATTTTGAAGGAATGTAGGACCTCTCCTTAATGCAATTCTCAAGACTTCTCACCTAACCAATTAGTGAAACTTTGAAGATAATAACCACCCCATGTTCCCAAAAGATTTAGAGCAAAAGATGGGATTTTTCacaaacaaaattcaataatttCACTAGACATCATCAAAAGATGTTCACTAAAGAGGCATCAACACTCTTCCATCATGGAAAAATAAATCCAAACACCTTTTAGTCACAATAACTTAATCCATTCAACATCATTATGCATCACTAATTGCCAACAGTTTCCCTTTTTAACATCATAATACTTAAAGGATCATCAAATTACCTCTCACAAGCTTTGTGGCTTAAATTCCTTTTCTTAAGTTCAAAAATAACCATGTTTgagatattaattaattaact encodes the following:
- the LOC137829479 gene encoding extensin-like, whose protein sequence is MFNPHPNQVPEYPQRAPPELPSLPKIQPSPVPSEQPVFPTRDPETDPIIPPEIVTDPAPGPYPNPKPDAPKPPLTPPGIDTPLPKPPEKMPQPPPEVDPPRPPEIVPPPSTPPDITPPTGPSIFA